GCGGTCGTGATCGTGAATGACGCGGAATTGAAGACGACACTACAACGAATCGATTCATTTCGTCGTCAAGTGACGGAGCTCCGTCAGAAAGAGACGAATCCGGAAAACTATCGACTCGCCGTATCCGGGTATCTCGCTGAAATCGATCGTATGAATCTGGAAGTGCGAGAGTACCTCGCTCTTCTGCCTGGGGCAATCGAGACGATGTCCTCCAGCTAGATTTCCTGTTGACGCGAGTGCCAATGACGGACTCGAGCCGGTCCGGGTGAACCACTAACGGAACTAGGGGCTTTCGTTTTATCCCCTGGGGTAACCCCGTGCGGGTTCGACTCCCGCCCGCGGTACCAGGGGTTAGCGACTCGGTGCGCCCGAGAGCGAGAAGACTTCCTCCGGCACGACGTCGGAGACGAAGATGTCCTCGAAGCGGATCGTTTCGCCGGCCTCGCTCCGGCGCTCGGTCGCGAGGAGGATGCCGCCGAACCGCTGCCATCCGCTCCAGCGGTAGTCGCCTTCGAAGCCGCTCTCGAGGCGAAATCGCCAGCGGTCGACGAGGCCGGTTTCGCGGTTGACGTAGACCCAGAACTCGTCGCCGGGTGTCAGACCGACGTCCTCGAAGCGGAGGTGCAGTCGGTCATAGAGCCTCCCACCGACGCTCTCCTCGCCGTCGAACGCGACCACGACGCCGGGATCCCGTAGCTTGTAAGGCATGAGAAGCCAGTAGGTCTCGCCCGCCCAGATTCTCGTGGCACGGTTGAGGTAATCGGACAACTCGCGGTCTCGAAGCGGGCGGCCATCGAGGATGGCGTTGCCCTGTCGGGTGTTCAGGTTCATGATCACCGAATAGGGGATGCCGGCATCGTTGGTGGCCTCGAGGCGATAGCGACCGGTCCATCGGTCCCAGGCGATGTGCAGTCTCCGGCCTTCGCGGGCGAAAGTGAATTGAATGAAGCGCGCCCGGGACCAACCTTCTTCACCTCCGAGCGCGCCTATCAATCGATCGACAACCGCCTGGGCCCTCGCGTCAGGCTGCTCGGCGACGAGCAGGAGCGCGCACATTGTCAAGGCGATCACGGAGCGATCTTATCAGCTTGCGGCCCCGCTCGGTTAACCGTTATTCTGCCGATTCCCGCTATGACCGAACCGGGCGACATCACCAGACTGCTGCACGCCTATGCCGATGGTGACCGGAAAGCTTTCGACGAGCTCGTTCCCATGGTCTATCACGAGCTTCGCCGGATCGCCCGGAGTCATCTGCGACGTACGAACCGCGGCGCAACGCTCGACACGACCGGGCTGGTCCACGAAGCCTATCTCAAGCTCGCTGGCCAGAAAGGGATGCGTGTCGAGGACCGCGGGCATTTTCTCGCCATCGCGGCGCGAGCGATGCGGCAAATCATCATAGGGCGCGCGCGCGCACGCCT
The window above is part of the Vicinamibacteria bacterium genome. Proteins encoded here:
- a CDS encoding ECF-type sigma factor, with product MTEPGDITRLLHAYADGDRKAFDELVPMVYHELRRIARSHLRRTNRGATLDTTGLVHEAYLKLAGQKGMRVEDRGHFLAIAARAMRQIIIGRARARLAAKRGGGERPIPLDEQRVASEEQAEYLLDLDRVLDVLRERDENLARTVECRFFAGLSEEETAQALGVSLRTAQRNWMRARAWIRAELSNRNQSA